The sequence CGCTTTATATCGTTTGTTTTTTCGACGTTCGATGGTTCTTTTTCTGCCAACCATAGGTTAATTCCCAGCGTTCTGTGTTAAATATATTCTTTTTGCCTATTTTGCCACTTACATAAAATAAGCAATATTCATACCCAAAATAGTATTTGGAACTCTATTTTAAGTACTAAGTCCTAAGCGACGATAATCGCGAATAAATAATAAAATTTCCATTTTGCTTTTGTTAGGATCAATATGAAATTTTTCAGATATTATGAAATTAATTTAGTAATAATTGTGTAAATAAAGTGTTAAATTGTGAAAAAAAATATGTAGTCATGGGCAGTGTATTTCTTTAGGAGTCTGCTTGAAATATCCGCCATACCGTCTGACACACACTATAATCGAATCCTCTGTATCGCAAATAGTTAGTCATTTTTTTTCTACGTTCAGATTCATCCAGCCGGCTCCAGGCCTGTTTTTTATTTTCAACGGCCTTTAATGCCAGTTCCTCGTCTTTAAATTCAGCTAACAGTTCTTTAGCAAGTGCCGGTTCAATGCCTTTTTTACGCAATTCAAACCCAAGGGCAAATACGGATTTTGGTTTGTAACGGATTCGACTTTCAATGAACTGGCGTGCAAAAACTTTGTCGTCGAGGTAATTAAAGTTTGACAACTGGACAATGACCTGCTCGATAATGTCGGCATCATATCCTTTATCCATTAAATATTCTTTCATCTGCCGTATGGTTTTAGGGTTTTTTGATAGATACCCCAAGGCTTTTCGGTATGCTTTTTCAACAGTCATTTTATATATGAAAGTCCGAATATGCGGAATAGGGCAGATTAAATTTTTGTGAAAATATGTCACGGGGGGTGCCGGGCAAAGATTCCACTGCCCATCTGACATTTATTCACATGCTCGTTGAGATTCAAGAAAATGGACCGGGAAGCAGCACTCATGGTCAACATGGGTAAGGCCTGCATTCGGTTTGATCAGTTCCGCAGGTTCTTGCACGGCGTACGTCATCAAAGACGCCGGCGGGGTCAGCCTTACCGGTCTGTTGTTTGTTGCTTTTATTAATATCCAGATGCTTGAGGCGGTTACCAGAGGACAGGGATTTTTCAACGTGTGTTCCTGTTCCGCCATCCCTGAACTGTCTGACCTCATAGAGGTTTTTCCAAGGAGCCCGCCATGTCTGAACACTCAGGGGGTACCACCGTGGGATCTGATACTCCCTGGGCGTGACATTTTTCCATAGGCCCTGGCCGGCAGGGGTGTTTCTCAACGATACAAGACCAGGTGTTGCGGCCGTCAAGAATTGTATTTACAATCGGAATATGTTTAATGTTTAATGATGGTATCAATGGTTTTAAACGGGGCCACCAGAAAGATGATATCCAGGGAATCATTTAGCGGATCTGCCCATCCTTCGGCTATGATGGCCATATTATCTGCATCAATAACGGCTTTTTTTATATGCACCACGCTTTCTTTTACCTCTGCATTGGCCGTAAATGTTTTAAATCCGAACCCCTGCTGCCTCAGGTCGGTGTCTCCTAAAATATTGAGCATTGATAAAACCCTGGAAAGTAGCGTGGCTTTAAATATACGTCCGGACTGAGCCTGAAAATTAAAATGTCCGTTTTGTTTGGATTTTACCTGGGGCAGCGTCTGTGCAACGCCGGACAGTTCTCCCTTAAGTGTATAACTTCCTTTAATAACACTTTGACTTCCTGTTATACAACCGATTGAAAGCGACACCTCTTTTGCCTGGTCCGTGTTCAAAAAAATGTGAGTTGAAATCTTAGGGATTTCTCCAGCATGATTAAAGGTTATCCGGGCTGAAAGGTCAAGATCGCAAAGGCGTGCATGGGTAATATGTATATTCGTGGTCGGTTGAGAAAGTATTACCTTTGCCTGAACCCCTTGATATACAAGCTGGTCATAACCCAATGTGTTGACATTAAAAAAAATTTCTTTCTGTTCTATCAGGGGGCGCGGCGGGCCCGGGGAACGATAAGGTGACGCTGTTTTTTTCCGGGAAAAAATGGGATCTATATTAAGCGTGTCTGCCGTGATGGTGATGTTGCTCGTTTTATCTGTTGAAATAATTAACGCATTTTCACCGGTCACCGCCCGAAGTTTTCGGTAAAGATGCGAATCCGGGTGGAGCATATTTTCCAGTGTCGTGGTGTCCAGTTTCCCGGAAAAATTAATTTTCGGCATATCCGGTTGTTTGTAAAATATTACATCAGCTTGGGTTCTTTCTTCATCCAGTATCTGCAATTTTGAAATGGTTATTTTGTTCATGGCAGGACCGCCTGCCGTGAAGGATATCTTTGCACCTGAGATCGTGAGTAACTGCCCCTGAAACATACAGGTTTCTGGCTGTTTCACAAACTGCCCCCGTGTCAATGCCAGGGGCAGGACAATACTTTGGGTATAATCCTGTGAAATATTTTTTTCAAGCCAGGTGACTTCTTGAATGTTACAAGCAATTTCCGACAGTTTTATTGTTGAAGGGGTTGCATTGAATTTGCAGAATATATCGGATATGCTTTTGGTCCTGTTGGAAAATATGACATTGCCTCTCTTTACCCGGCCCGTCATGTGAACCTGCCACAGGCCTGGCGCGAACATGGGCCCTTTAATCCTAAGGTTTTTAATGTCCATGATTCCGGAAAAGGTTTTAACCGGGCCAAGCTTTTTCCTTGCCCCGGGAAAAAGATCCACCAGTGGTGCCACCTGTTCCAAAACAATATTGGCGGCCATATTTTTTATATTCATGGGTACGGGACCCGTGGTATCGAAAACGGCATTAAGATCTGATAGCCTGCTGTTTCCTATAGCACCTGATATGTTTTTCAGGACAATCTTGTGTTCATCCAAAAGAAAAGAGCCGTCGTCGATAGTTATGGGCAACGGCATACGTTGGTAGTTCCCCTGTGCCTGGATATTTTTTGCTTCGACCTTGACATCCAGGTCTTTGTGGGCTTGGGTCTGATTCAACTCAAGAATCGCATCTGCCCGACCTTTCAGACCGGATATTTTTGACATTTCCCGGGCAAGTGCCGTATCCGGTAACAGGGAGATAAGCGTTGCCGGAAGCTCTGCTAAATCGACCTTCAGTGGGAATTTGCCTGAAAATGGGACGGTATGTTGATCGATCAGATTGATATCAAGGTCACCACCGGTGATAACGGTTTTTGCCACATGGCCGCCTTTAGGGTGAATGCTCAGCACCCCGTCGTTCATTTCTGCACAGCCCGAGGCATTGTGAACCATGACAGGCACATGGGGGATTTTAACTGTGGCGGATTCTGCACAACCGTTTATAAAAAGGTTTTCTGCTTCGAACAGATGACGCCTGTCTTTGCTTTTAAACCCCACTGTAATCTTTGGGACGGCTCCTGCCCTGAGTATGTCAAACAGGGTTTGTGGTGTTTGAAGGCCGTTAAGCAGCGGCAGGCACACCTGTCTTGCCTGGCTGATATCAATATGCTCCCCGGTAAATTTAATAATTGATGCCTCTTGTCCGGTGGATAGGGATACATCCATTCCAACACGTCCTTTGGGATAAATAAGTTCCAAAGGGGCAAGGTGTGCGGTCATCCTGTATTTTGACAGGGCAAATTTAAGGTCGAGTTCCCTTGCGTCAATGCAGTGGTCTTTAGGTGTTTCAAGATATGCCTGGAGGGATGTGATTTTCAGAGTGCCTGCAAGAAAGGTGTTTTCATCATGGCGGCAATCCACTGCCAGGTGTGGGACATTAAGACTTGTTATTCGGCCTTTGAGTGCGGATTCAAGCGTTGGAATATGATGTGTTTCCAGTCGAAGTCCTGATATCTGCGCCTTGATATTCACAGCCCGTGTCCGGCCTGTCATCAGAACCCGGCAGTCCATGCTGTTAAAATAATTTGACCGGGCATTGGTTACGATAATATCCAGGTGATCCGTGTCTGCCAAGGGTAGCTCAAGCAATCGGTTAAATCCGTTCTGTACAGATGCGGCAAAATCCGGTGGCGCTGTGGATTTGCTTTCCCCGGCAACAGTTTTATTACCGATCAGTTGAGGGGATTGAAGGGTGATGCGCCGCACAACCGTATTTAATTTAAGCAGCTGGACCGGGTTCAGTTCCACCAGTGCTTTGTTAACTGTAACCTGGTGTGTTTGGTCAAACCGTGCAGATATGTCTGTTATGCTAAAACCCGGCAGGGGGGTGAAGGTAAACGCTAACTGGTTAAACCGGATGTCAATGCCGGTTTTGTCCTGAAGACTCTTAGTCAGACGCCCTTTAACCTGCTCCGTGTTGATTAACGGGGTAATTGCAAAGAACAGAGCTACTGCGCAGGCTGTCACGGTTACCGAAAAAAAAACAGCAATGCGCAGTATATGTTTTTTGTTCATGGTCATGCATTCATATAAAAATCAGATGCTACTGCCAGTTATATCCGGTTTTACGGCTTAAGGTAATAAAATCTGCAGCAATGTATTTTGCCTGGTCTGTTAAAATCTCTTTGATCTCTTCTTTTTCCGGGTCAATGTCATCCAGGGTTGCCAGAGGTTTTTCCCCTTTCTGTTTCCGGTAATTGTTTTCCAGGGCCAGCTCTTTTTGGTTAAACACAGCGTCTGTTTTTATGCGTTCCGCCAGATTCAGGGAGAGTTTTTTTTGTTCACTCAATGATTCTGCCAATTGAATCCGTTGGGTGAGATATTTAATGCCAAAAGACTCTTCAGCCCGTTTTTTATAGGCATCGTCCAACGGTTCAATCATGGGCTGCAAAGACATATATGCTGAATAACGGGTGGCATCGATATGGTCCCAGAGCAGGGCGCCGTCAAGGGCGCTTTCGCCGGTATCTTTGGTTCTGTATAGCTGGGGAAACCAGATGTCAGGTTCAACGCCTTTGTGCTGGGTGCTTTGACCGGAGACCCGGTAAAATTTAGCCGAAGTCATCTTCAGTCGTCCATCCCCCAAAGGTTTGAGTTCTTGAACCGTACCCTTGCCAAAACTTCGGGTGCCCATAATAATGCCCCGGTGATAGTCTTTGATGGCACCAGCAAAAATTTCACTGGCCGATGCGCTCATTCTGTTGATGAGCACCATCAGCGGCCCGGTGTAAACAATCTTTGGATCTTTATCATACAGGCGCGATACCCTGAATTTTGTTTTGACCTGTACCGTGGGACCATGTTTAAGAAACAGTCCTGTCAGATCATTGGCTTCTTTAAGCGACCCCCCCCCCATTGTCCCTTAGGTCAATAATCAACCCGTCAATGTTTTCTTCTTTTAACTGCGTCAGCAGTTTTGTTACATCGCCTGTGGTGCTTTTGTAATCCGGGTCGCCCCTGTGAAAGGCGTCAAAGTCTATGTAAAAATTGGGAATTTCAATGATGCCCAGCTTATAGCTCCGGCCATTTGAGGTGAGTTCCACTACCTTTTTTTGCGCTGACTGTTCCTCAAGTTTTACCTTATCACGTTTGATGCTGATGGTGGCGGTTCCACTGGATTTTCTGGCTGGAATGATTTTTAACCGCACAAAGGTGTCCTTGGGCCCCCGAATTAGTTTGACCACATCGTCAATGCGCTGGCCAATGGTATCCTTTATTTCGCCATCCCGGCCCTGGCCCACGCCGATGATTTTGTCCCCGGGTGCAAGTTTCTGGGATTTGTCTGCCGGACCTTTGGGAATAAGTCGGACCACCTTTGTGTATTCATATTCGTTTTGCAGCACAGCCCCAATGCCCTCTAAGCTCAGTTTCATATGAATGTCAAAATCTTCGGACACGCGCGGGGCAAAATATTGAGAATGGGGGTCAAAGGACATGGTGACGGCATTCATGAAAATCTGGAATACATCCCGGGACTGTGTCTGGGACAGGCGGGACAACCGGTTGGAATAAATCTTTTCCAGGGTTTCGGAAATTTCGTCATCCGGGGTTTTGTTTATTTTCAAATTAATGATGTGGTTTTTCAGTTCTTTTTTCCACAGGGGCTTAAGGCCTGACGTGTCCCGGATAAAGGGTTTATGGTCATAGTCAATGACGAGGGTTTCGTTTTTGGTAAAATCAATTTGGGCTTGCCAGGATTTGGCCAGTTCGAGAATATATTCAAGGCGCTGTGCACTGCGGGACTGGTAAAGGTTGAAAATTTCAAAAGCCGGTCCAAGGTTTCCCGTTTTTAGATATTTATACATCAGCTGTTTTAACGGCCGAAAATCATTAAGATCTGACTGGGTCAGCAAATGCCTGCCCGGATCCAGGGATTTGATATACCGGTCAAATACCAGAACAGACATATTTTTATCCAGTTTTTTTCCGGTAAAATGATCCCGTTCAAGGGCATTGATAATGGCAATACACTGTTGGGACTGCTCATTTTGAAAAGTCAGTTCGGCAATTTGTGCATGGCCAAGTGTTGCGCAATAAAGAAAGGCGGCAACAAGCAGTAAAGCCCGAAGCCTGTGGCGAAGTTTATTGATCTGTGTCATAGTTCTCGTTGATATCCTTTGGTGTTTCAAAACTGATCCGGCCAAGCCTGCCGGATCTAAGGTCTCTTATGATAAGTTGTGATGCTTTTTGAAAATCCACATATCCGCCTTTTTTAAGGCATCCCCTGGCTTTGCCCACCGATTCGATAAGAGCTTGGGGCTCTCCAGGCAACGGATTTAAAAACGGGTAACGCTCAACAAGGCAGGCCGGGTATCTTTCCAGTAAGAGCTGTGCGGCAAAATGGGCGATTTCATGGTAGTCAACGGCTGTATCACTGATGGCCCCGGATACGGCCAAAATAAGTCCGCGCTGCCTGGGTTCAATCACCGGCCACAGGATACCCGGGGTATCATAAAGGTCAATGTTGCCTTTAAGGCTGGTGCGTTGTTGGTGCCGGGTAACGGCCGGTACATTCCCGGTCTTTGCCACTTTCCGGCCGGCCAGGGTGTTCAGGATCGTGGATTTCCCGGTGTTGGGAATACCGACCACCATGACTTTGGTTTTCCTTGCCCTGTTTCTGTCTACCTGTGCTACCAGTGATTGTAAGGCATGTGAGGCTTCTTGCAGGCGGGTCCCGCAGATGGCTGCTGCAGGCAGTTTAATCTCCTGGTTGAAATATTCCAGCCAGGCATGTGTCGTCTCCGGGTCGGCAATATCCGCCTTATTCAGTACTTTTATTCGGTTTTTCCCCGTGGCAATTCGCTCTAAAAAGGGGTTTGAACTGGATAACGGCAGCCTTGCATCCACCACTTCAAGCAGGGCATCCACCCTGGCAATGGCACTTTTAAGCTGATTTTTTGTTTCCAGCATATGGCCGGGATACCACTGGATATTCATCTTTTTATTTTCTTTATTTCCTGTTGGTGATTGATTGTCCTTTTCGGCGGCATGGGGGCGTGCTCAACACTGTCTTTTTGAAAAAGATACAGATATGAAAATAGTATTGCAATGATACTGGAACCGATAAACCCGCTGACAGCGAAGGCAATAGTATATCCAATCCAGTCGTAATGGCTGTAATACCCAAAGGCGCCGCCGGCTGTCAGACTTAAAATAAATATAAAAGCGAAAATGAATTTCATGGGTCCATAATGTATAAAGTTTTTATAAAGCGCAATATTTTGTCAGAATACGGATCAGCTCGTTGTGCAAATCCTTGTTTGCCGCCGCAATGCCTTTTTCCGGGAATTGACGGCCGCCTGTAAAATCCGTGATTACACCGCCTGCTTCCTTTAAAATAACTATCCCTGCGGCAATATCATAAACATTGAGATTCATTTCCCAGAATCCGTCCAGACTGCCCAAGGCCGTATAGCAAAGATCCAACGCCGCAGACCCAAAACGCCGGATGTCCCGAAGTTTAGGCACAATCTCATTAAAAATCGGCAGATTGTTGTTTTCAAGGCCCGCCCTAAGGCACGCAAACCCCGTTGCCATGACCGCGTTGTCAAGTTCCCTGGTTTTAGAGACATGGATGGGGGTGTCACCCACAAATGCACCGTTGCCTTTTTCCGCATAAAATAGCTGGTTCAGGGCAGGGGCATAGACCACGCCGAGCACCAGCTCTCCCGCTTTTTCAAGGGCAATGCTGATGCTGTAAAAGGGCAGCCGATGGACAAAAGACGTGGTGCCGTCTATGGGATCAATGATCCACCTGAATTCGCTTTCTGCCTGGACAGCTCCGTACTCTTCTCCGAGCACACCATGGTCAGGATACCGGGCAAGGATCGCCTTGACCAGGAATGCTTCAACTTTTTTGTCTATTTCCGTGACAATATCTTTTGTTGATTTGAATTCAAGGTCATGGAACGTCAAGTTTTTTTGGCCTTCAAGGCAGATTATACCGGCTTCAAGAACCAACTTTTTTATAAAGGAAATCAAGACACCAACCGTTTTTTAATTCATTTCTCCAAAGATCCTTAAAAATTAGGATCATTAAAAATTTAAGATCCTTAAAAATTAAGATCAGCTATTATGGCATATTACATGGCATTTGAAAACACCCGGCACCCCCATTGGGAAAACATCAGCGTTACTGTAGTGAAGTTAAAGGGTTAAGCAGTTAAAATACAATTTTTCCAGTCTTGATTTTTAAATTGTGAAATGTAATTATTAATTATAATTTTTCTAACCGGTTTCATAATTCCGGGAAGCTAAGGCGTTAACCTTCCACACAAAAAAAAACAAATATGATGAAACGATTTTTTATTTTCACAGTTTTTCTGGCTATTTTTTCCGCACACTTAACACTGGCGGCAGAAGAGGAATTCGGTCCCCAAAAACCTGAACCACTCCAATCTGAATCAATTCAATCCGAACCACCCAGATTAGGGCCACCCATTGTAAGGACCCATATTCCGACCCTGGTGGAAGCCGTTCGTTTTTCCGGTGATGTCCGCCTTTGCGGGGAAAAAATACCTTTTACAGATCCCGAAGTCAGAGAGCGGCTTGAAAAAGAGATGATGCTGGCGGTATGGAACCGTCCCCAGGTGATGCTGTGGCTCAAACGGGCCCACCGGTGGTTTCCCCACATCGAAAGCGTGTTAAAGCAAGAAAACCTGCCCCTGGATTTAAAATATCTTCCCATTGTGGAAAGTGCGCTCCTGCCCCATGGAGAATCCCATAAAGGCGCGGTTGGGTACTGGCAGTTCATCAAAAGCACAGGTAAAAAATACGGATTGCGCATTGATTCAAAAGTCGATGAACGCCGAAACATGTTTTTCGCCACCCGGGCGGCCTGCCGCTATCTTAAAGATCTTTATTCAGAGTTTGGCTCGTATCTGCTGGCCATGTCCGCCTATAATATGGGCGAGTATGGTTTGAGCAAGGCGATAGAACTCCAGGATACCCGGGATTTTTTTTCCCTTTACCTGCCCCTGGAAACCCAACGATATATCCTGAAAATGGTTGCTGTTAAGTTTATTATGTCTAACCCGGAAACGTATGGATTTCATCTTGAGCCCCAGGATCTTTATCCGGTATTTACCTTTTCTGAAATCAAACTCTCCCCCAAAAGTGATGTGCCTTTATCCATGATAGCTACGGCCTGTGAAGTCTCATTCAAAACCATTAAGGATTATAACCCCCAGCTTCGAGGGTATTATCTGGAGAAGGGCACAGCCACACTTTTTGTGCCCAAGGGAAAGGATGAGGGGTTTCACAAAAAATTTACCCCCCTTTATAAGGCGCTGGTTAAAAAGCAGCTATCTTCTTCAAAGTTCCATGTGGTGAAATCCGGGGAAAGCCTTTCCGCCATTGCGGGGAAATATAATATATCCCTGTCCGGATTGCGTAGATTTAACAAGCTGTCAAAGAAACATATCATTCATCCCGGGGATAAATTGCGCGTGCAATGATGGCCTCGATCACCCTGTCGGCCATGTATTGGGTAGGGGCAGATTCCATATCTGCCCTGTTCGGGGGCGGATATGGAATCCGCCCCTACAGTTTGGACCAAACGATGGTCAAGGCCGAAATGATGTTTTTCTTAAAAAACAGGCAGCCACGCAGAATGCAGAAAATTTGAACAGAAATTCAATGAGTTCCGGTATGGAAATGGGCTGATTGAAGTCGCCGAGATGGGGGCCGGTAAAAAGTATAATTTCTTCTTTTCCTTTAGCCGGTATAACGGTAACACCCCGGTCCGCAAGGAATTTTTCAAACTGGTCATCGTCCATAGCTAACTGATCCTGTACCCGTAACGCCTCCTGCATGTGTTCATCAAGCCCCATTTTTTTTATGAGTTTTTCAATAAGCG comes from uncultured Desulfobacter sp. and encodes:
- a CDS encoding regulatory protein RecX, with the translated sequence MTVEKAYRKALGYLSKNPKTIRQMKEYLMDKGYDADIIEQVIVQLSNFNYLDDKVFARQFIESRIRYKPKSVFALGFELRKKGIEPALAKELLAEFKDEELALKAVENKKQAWSRLDESERRKKMTNYLRYRGFDYSVCQTVWRIFQADS
- a CDS encoding AsmA-like C-terminal region-containing protein — translated: MNKKHILRIAVFFSVTVTACAVALFFAITPLINTEQVKGRLTKSLQDKTGIDIRFNQLAFTFTPLPGFSITDISARFDQTHQVTVNKALVELNPVQLLKLNTVVRRITLQSPQLIGNKTVAGESKSTAPPDFAASVQNGFNRLLELPLADTDHLDIIVTNARSNYFNSMDCRVLMTGRTRAVNIKAQISGLRLETHHIPTLESALKGRITSLNVPHLAVDCRHDENTFLAGTLKITSLQAYLETPKDHCIDARELDLKFALSKYRMTAHLAPLELIYPKGRVGMDVSLSTGQEASIIKFTGEHIDISQARQVCLPLLNGLQTPQTLFDILRAGAVPKITVGFKSKDRRHLFEAENLFINGCAESATVKIPHVPVMVHNASGCAEMNDGVLSIHPKGGHVAKTVITGGDLDINLIDQHTVPFSGKFPLKVDLAELPATLISLLPDTALAREMSKISGLKGRADAILELNQTQAHKDLDVKVEAKNIQAQGNYQRMPLPITIDDGSFLLDEHKIVLKNISGAIGNSRLSDLNAVFDTTGPVPMNIKNMAANIVLEQVAPLVDLFPGARKKLGPVKTFSGIMDIKNLRIKGPMFAPGLWQVHMTGRVKRGNVIFSNRTKSISDIFCKFNATPSTIKLSEIACNIQEVTWLEKNISQDYTQSIVLPLALTRGQFVKQPETCMFQGQLLTISGAKISFTAGGPAMNKITISKLQILDEERTQADVIFYKQPDMPKINFSGKLDTTTLENMLHPDSHLYRKLRAVTGENALIISTDKTSNITITADTLNIDPIFSRKKTASPYRSPGPPRPLIEQKEIFFNVNTLGYDQLVYQGVQAKVILSQPTTNIHITHARLCDLDLSARITFNHAGEIPKISTHIFLNTDQAKEVSLSIGCITGSQSVIKGSYTLKGELSGVAQTLPQVKSKQNGHFNFQAQSGRIFKATLLSRVLSMLNILGDTDLRQQGFGFKTFTANAEVKESVVHIKKAVIDADNMAIIAEGWADPLNDSLDIIFLVAPFKTIDTIIKH
- a CDS encoding carboxy terminal-processing peptidase encodes the protein MGGGSLKEANDLTGLFLKHGPTVQVKTKFRVSRLYDKDPKIVYTGPLMVLINRMSASASEIFAGAIKDYHRGIIMGTRSFGKGTVQELKPLGDGRLKMTSAKFYRVSGQSTQHKGVEPDIWFPQLYRTKDTGESALDGALLWDHIDATRYSAYMSLQPMIEPLDDAYKKRAEESFGIKYLTQRIQLAESLSEQKKLSLNLAERIKTDAVFNQKELALENNYRKQKGEKPLATLDDIDPEKEEIKEILTDQAKYIAADFITLSRKTGYNWQ
- a CDS encoding S41 family peptidase, giving the protein MTQINKLRHRLRALLLVAAFLYCATLGHAQIAELTFQNEQSQQCIAIINALERDHFTGKKLDKNMSVLVFDRYIKSLDPGRHLLTQSDLNDFRPLKQLMYKYLKTGNLGPAFEIFNLYQSRSAQRLEYILELAKSWQAQIDFTKNETLVIDYDHKPFIRDTSGLKPLWKKELKNHIINLKINKTPDDEISETLEKIYSNRLSRLSQTQSRDVFQIFMNAVTMSFDPHSQYFAPRVSEDFDIHMKLSLEGIGAVLQNEYEYTKVVRLIPKGPADKSQKLAPGDKIIGVGQGRDGEIKDTIGQRIDDVVKLIRGPKDTFVRLKIIPARKSSGTATISIKRDKVKLEEQSAQKKVVELTSNGRSYKLGIIEIPNFYIDFDAFHRGDPDYKSTTGDVTKLLTQLKEENIDGLIIDLRDNGGGVA
- the ylqF gene encoding ribosome biogenesis GTPase YlqF is translated as MNIQWYPGHMLETKNQLKSAIARVDALLEVVDARLPLSSSNPFLERIATGKNRIKVLNKADIADPETTHAWLEYFNQEIKLPAAAICGTRLQEASHALQSLVAQVDRNRARKTKVMVVGIPNTGKSTILNTLAGRKVAKTGNVPAVTRHQQRTSLKGNIDLYDTPGILWPVIEPRQRGLILAVSGAISDTAVDYHEIAHFAAQLLLERYPACLVERYPFLNPLPGEPQALIESVGKARGCLKKGGYVDFQKASQLIIRDLRSGRLGRISFETPKDINENYDTDQ
- a CDS encoding inositol monophosphatase family protein, whose translation is MISFIKKLVLEAGIICLEGQKNLTFHDLEFKSTKDIVTEIDKKVEAFLVKAILARYPDHGVLGEEYGAVQAESEFRWIIDPIDGTTSFVHRLPFYSISIALEKAGELVLGVVYAPALNQLFYAEKGNGAFVGDTPIHVSKTRELDNAVMATGFACLRAGLENNNLPIFNEIVPKLRDIRRFGSAALDLCYTALGSLDGFWEMNLNVYDIAAGIVILKEAGGVITDFTGGRQFPEKGIAAANKDLHNELIRILTKYCAL
- a CDS encoding transglycosylase SLT domain-containing protein; the encoded protein is MMKRFFIFTVFLAIFSAHLTLAAEEEFGPQKPEPLQSESIQSEPPRLGPPIVRTHIPTLVEAVRFSGDVRLCGEKIPFTDPEVRERLEKEMMLAVWNRPQVMLWLKRAHRWFPHIESVLKQENLPLDLKYLPIVESALLPHGESHKGAVGYWQFIKSTGKKYGLRIDSKVDERRNMFFATRAACRYLKDLYSEFGSYLLAMSAYNMGEYGLSKAIELQDTRDFFSLYLPLETQRYILKMVAVKFIMSNPETYGFHLEPQDLYPVFTFSEIKLSPKSDVPLSMIATACEVSFKTIKDYNPQLRGYYLEKGTATLFVPKGKDEGFHKKFTPLYKALVKKQLSSSKFHVVKSGESLSAIAGKYNISLSGLRRFNKLSKKHIIHPGDKLRVQ